A portion of the Mycobacterium paraseoulense genome contains these proteins:
- a CDS encoding aldehyde dehydrogenase family protein — protein MTAIPHYSMYIDGRWRDTSSRLEVRDPATNELVATVAEGDVAIADEAVAAAKAAHACGIWRSTPPAERARFLDAIADNLAARFDELTVLQVRENGATARSAGAFLLGYSIAHLKCFAALARSYAFEETRPLMEAPTLAAGVLRREPVGVCAGIVPWNFPLLLAVWKLGPALAAGNTIVLKPDDQTPLTLFELARAADEVGLPAGVLNVVTGPGPVVGARLAEHPDVRKVAFTGSTEVGKTVMRAAADNVKKVTLELGGKGANIVCDDADLDLAVDGTLFGFLLMCGQACESGTRLLLHSSIHDEFLRRLVARASTLVVGNPMDPATDVGPLISAKQKARVEKYIALGQEEGCKIAFQGTVPAEAGLADGHWVAPTILTGATNDMRVAREEIFGPVLVVIKCADDAEAVAIANDSEYGLSAGVWSADNERALAIARGLESGTVWINDWHMVNAMFPFGGMKQSGLGRELGPGALDEYTEQKFVHIDLTNDRAKRVYAVVVSTAAAGTT, from the coding sequence ATGACCGCCATTCCGCATTATTCGATGTACATCGACGGCCGTTGGCGCGACACGTCAAGCAGGTTAGAGGTACGTGATCCCGCGACCAACGAGTTGGTGGCGACGGTTGCCGAAGGCGATGTCGCCATTGCCGACGAGGCCGTCGCCGCGGCGAAGGCAGCACATGCCTGCGGGATCTGGCGGTCGACGCCGCCCGCCGAACGCGCCCGCTTCCTCGACGCGATCGCCGACAACCTGGCCGCACGGTTCGACGAGTTGACCGTGCTGCAGGTTCGCGAAAACGGTGCCACCGCACGGTCCGCGGGCGCATTTCTCTTGGGCTACTCGATCGCTCACCTGAAGTGCTTCGCCGCGCTGGCTCGGTCATATGCGTTCGAGGAAACCAGGCCCCTGATGGAAGCGCCCACCCTGGCCGCCGGCGTGCTTCGCCGAGAACCGGTGGGGGTCTGCGCCGGCATCGTGCCGTGGAACTTCCCGTTGCTGCTCGCGGTGTGGAAGCTGGGGCCCGCGTTGGCGGCCGGCAACACAATAGTGCTCAAGCCCGACGATCAGACCCCACTGACGTTGTTCGAATTAGCCAGGGCCGCGGACGAAGTCGGGCTGCCGGCGGGAGTGCTGAACGTGGTCACCGGGCCCGGCCCGGTCGTCGGCGCCCGCCTCGCCGAACACCCCGATGTTCGCAAGGTGGCGTTCACCGGCTCGACCGAAGTCGGTAAGACCGTGATGCGCGCCGCCGCGGACAACGTCAAGAAGGTCACGCTCGAGTTGGGCGGCAAGGGCGCCAACATCGTCTGCGACGACGCCGACCTGGACCTGGCCGTCGACGGCACGTTGTTCGGGTTCCTGCTGATGTGCGGCCAGGCCTGCGAGTCCGGAACACGGCTGTTGCTGCACTCCTCGATTCACGACGAGTTCCTGCGAAGGCTGGTCGCCCGCGCGTCCACGCTCGTCGTGGGCAATCCGATGGACCCGGCCACCGACGTCGGTCCGCTGATATCCGCCAAACAGAAGGCACGGGTGGAGAAGTACATCGCGCTCGGGCAAGAGGAGGGATGCAAGATCGCGTTCCAGGGCACGGTGCCTGCCGAAGCCGGACTCGCCGACGGTCATTGGGTTGCGCCGACGATCCTGACCGGGGCCACCAACGACATGCGGGTGGCCCGGGAGGAGATCTTCGGGCCGGTGCTCGTCGTGATCAAGTGCGCCGACGACGCCGAGGCGGTCGCGATCGCCAACGACAGCGAGTACGGACTGTCCGCGGGTGTGTGGAGCGCAGACAACGAACGGGCCTTGGCCATCGCCCGCGGGTTGGAGTCGGGCACGGTGTGGATCAACGACTGGCACATGGTCAACGCGATGTTCCCATTCGGCGGTATGAAGCAAAGCGGCCTGGGCCGCGAACTCGGGCCCGGCGCCCTCGACGAGTACACCGAGCAGAAGTTCGTGCATATCGACCTGACCAACGACCGTGCCAAGCGGGTGTATGCCGTCGTGGTGTCGACCGCGGCGGCGGGCACGACCTGA